GCCGCCGggggagcctgggggaggagCTGCCGTGCTCAGACTCGGTGGAGGAGTGGCTGCCCACGGAGGTGTCCGAGTGGCTGCGGCGTGCATTGTAGGGCTTCAGGAAGGAACTGTACACAAAGCCTTTGGTGACTGCGGGCAGGAAAAACAAACACGAAGAGCTTTTcgtgggaggaggagggtggaggaaatCAGGAGAGAAGAAACTATGGTTTAAGGTCAATAGTGAGACAAAATAAGATTCCTAGAGACAAACAGAACAGACACCATCCCAGGGCACAATGTAGGTGGTAGAGACAAGATGCTGTGGCCTCCTGCCAGTGCACACCTTTACGACCGCACAACAGGTGAGTGACAAGGGGCTTTGCTGAGAATTAAGGGACAGTAACATAAACAACCACAGATCACATATCTGAGCAAGCACGAGCAGATGAAGCAAACAGAAGGGCCACAGACCGCGGGAGCAAAGGCTGTGCCAACGGTCCATCGAGTGTGGTGAGAAGGGATTTTCAAAACCATCCTCAGCATGACAGAGCCCCTCGGCTATGCCTCCCTGCCCTCACCAGCCACACACTTGAATCTCTGTCCCTGGTTTAGGAATGAGGTGGGAATACTGTGAGAACTAGCTGCTGTTATTAGTTAGGATACACATCTAACACATGTTTATATCAATAAATTGCCTTAGATGAGGACAGAGAGGGCCCTCAGCTAAAACTTTTAAGCATAGATTAGGGATTGAGATCCCTAATCCATAGGaaaaattgttatatttattaGGGAAGAATTATCTGTTAAGGCAGGGACCCAGAGTATGTAACCTCGACTCGAGCAAGGGCCATCTCTGTCTTGATCTTCAGAGTGTTTCCTGGACCTAAAAAAAAGGCCGGCCTGCACTTGTTCTATCTGCTGGGCGATGGGGAGGAGTCCCCTGAGCAGACGCCAAGGGGTGGAGGGTCTAAGAGCTGATGCTGTGAGCTTGTGGCTACCACTTTACTCACCAGGATTTAGTAGATAAGGAAGAACCCCAAGGACGGGGTGGCTCAAACAGCCTGGATCTTCACTAGGAGTTCATCTGTCTATCAGTGGCTCTCACCTGTCATCACCCTGGGGGCCCCATCCTCCGtccttcctttcccatatcaatctttattattttgggTAAGCAGaacagggggctgggggaggagaaaaaaatccacacaatgcttttaaagaaactgagaaatgttaaaattttcagttCTTGTGGTATGAACATAGATGTTTATTGCAGAGGCCCACGATCCTTTTCTAAAACACTCGGGGCCGGATGTGGAATTCAGATTTTGGGATTTAGGAAAGGTAATCAAGTATACTATAGATTTCAAGATATACCCAGCAGGGTCTGGGTCAACACCCCATAGTCAAACCCATTCATGCTTCTGTAGCAAAACGTATGCGACTAGTCACACCAAAAGGGAAAAGTAATGATCATAAGCAGCCTCACATCATTCGTTCAGGTTTTGTTACCAAATGAGTTCAGATCAGGGTAGGTTTTGGCAAattagttctgaaaaaaaaaaccctctgaatTTTCAAAGCTTTTCAGATCTTGGAATTGTGGAAAAAGGATTATGGACAGGCATTATTCTTCGTAcgttgaaaaaaaattctgtatgccttccccacccccactcccaccagaAATAAAAGCTgtaagctgtttttttttgtgtgtgtggtatgcgggcctccctctgttgtggcctctcccgttgcggagcacaggctccggacgcgcaggctcagcNNNNNNNNNNNNNNNNNNNNNNNNNNNNNNNNNNNNNNNNNNNNNNNNNNNNNNNNNNNNNNNNNNAGCGCGcctggctcatgggcccagccgcgccgcggcatgtgggatcctcccagaccggggcgcgaacccggttcccctgcatcggcaggtggacgcgcaaccactgcgccaccagggaagccctgtaagctGTTTTTAAAGTCATTCCCTAAACAGTCATGAAGTAAAATTGTTTGttggttgggggcgggggggactcaaaaagcaaacaacccctTCTTACAGGTTTTAAATTCATACACTCACAAAACACACCTACAGAACTTGTGGTTCACTCAGGTTAGGATCAAGAGGGCAAAGGACCCTTCAGGCAGGATTCACTGCCTGTAAAGGTAAAGCAAGGCAAGATCTTGCAAGGTAAGTAATGGAGTCtcctctggaatttttaaaaaacaaaaacaaaatcaaagactGGTTTTGTTTCAGTAATGACTTGAGCATTACACTCTCTAGGGATGGAGAGAACTTTTAAGGTTGCTTTTGCCTTTAATCGAACACTCTCATATTTTACTCTGGCCTACCCAGGATTCAGGCACAGTCCAAATCACTCTTTCCTCATCTAGAGTTACAGTAATCTGTCGCCTACTGTTCTTACCTCCATTGTCAATCAGCCAGCGGTTCTGGCTGCCCATGGGGTCCTTTTTCTTAATCACACCCACCAGGTCACCTTCCAGAAGTGAGACGTCCAGGTCCTGGGCAGCATTGAAGTTCCGTTCTGCTTGGAAGAGCTTTTCAGGGGGATACCTTGCCAAGAGGGAGGCCCGGAGTTCTTCCGACTGAAGCATGTAACTTGGCTGAAAGGCAATATAAGAAATGCAATCATCAAAACCCCTTCCTGGCCGTTATCCCAGCAGCTGTATTTAATCCCATATGCTGTCAGTCTCAGAAATGGAGGCAACGACAGCCAGCTCCTCACTCCCATTAGATGCCTTTGCGCCTGAGTCAGTCCATGTGGCTAGGTAAAAATCGTAATCTCTTAGGTCACGTTTTGGTGCCTTTGTAGTAAGAAAATTTAACACACCCTTAGTTTTACATCTGTTATCCTGTGACAAAAATATGTGATTAAAGTGCCACCTAAAGAATCAAAATATCTAAGTAATATGAGTAGATCTTCTTGTATTTTACTGTATGAATCTAAACAACTGAGACTTTCCTTATCTAGACTTCATATCTAGAAAAacaatattcataaaaataagaaaaagtaaacgTGACTAAAAAATCTGATTCCCTCTTTTAGATCCTATAAATTAATGTCTATGGGATTACATGGGGCAAAAATATTGTAAGCACAGATAAATCAGCAGTCTTTTAGATTTTTACCCCATATAATCTGGTATATCTAACCCTACTTTTCAGAATATGCAAGAATCgagttcaaaaagaaaataactccaGGTTAAAAAGTGGTCAGCCATTAACTGTTTGGCAGTATATTAGATAACCACCTTTTCCAATACATGATCAAAAATAGGGAGCCTGGCAGAATTAACATACCCTTAAACCAGTTTCTCTGACTGATCAAAGTACTAATATTAATCCATTACTAACTCCTTCCATTGTATAGGATAGGATCCAAGAATGCTTTTCAGAGGGCATTTTGACGTCTGTACCAGGAGGCACACTAGTGGTGCCCAGTGAtagtgaatgaaggaatgaatgagtgagagcATGATAGATTTGAACTCAATAACCTTTATTCtccaattattataaaatatttaaactcctATTAAATTGCTCATCTGTAGAGACAGAGCTGAGTCcatcaatattaataataataatgatgatgatgatagcttACTTGAATAATGCTAACTAATAATAGTGCCAGGCAACGTCCAAGTGTTTTACATATTCTAACTCATTTGAATCTCAAAACAACTCTATGATGTAGGTATAACTATTATCTGTGTTTTAGACCTGAGGAAAACGATGAAGCACTTGCTCAAGGACACAGAGTGAGTCATTGTCAGaactgggatctgaacccaggcggTCTCACTCAGGAGTTCACACCTTCACCACCAGGCCATATGAGCCTCTCCAGTTCCACTCACCAGGCCCAGGAGCGGCTTTCGGGTGGACTGGCGGTCCATAGTTTTCCTCTCAAATGACCTCTTGGTGGCAGGAAGAGACTCTGGGAAGAAGGTGAAAACCTGGAGTTGCTGCAGGACCCTGCTGTGCTCCTCATGGAAGACGGCAATCAGGTTCCCTTCCCTGCCGGTGACTTTGAGTAACTGGAGTCCATGCACAGGGAGAgcagagacagaggaaagaagagaacacaCGTGAACGATCCCGGGACTGGCACAGTCTCCTTAAAACTCCTcaagtgtgggcttccctggtggcgcactggttaagaatccgcctgccaatgcaggggacatgggttcgattcctggtcctggaagatcccaaatgccgtggagcaactaagcccatgcaccacgactattgagcctgcgctctagagcccgtgagccacaactactgagcctgcatgctgcaacttactgaagcccacccgcctagagccggtgctccacaacaagagaagccaacaagagtagccccgctcactgcaactggagaaggcccgcacgcagcaatgaagatacaacacagccaaaaataaataaataaaataaaataatttaaaaacaaacaaacaaacaaaaaaaactcctcaAGTGTAAGCCACCAACACCGCAGCCCAGTGCCCGCAGCCCGAGCTGGCTGGCTCCTCCGGGATCTCTCAGGGTGGAAAGAGAGCCATTTAAAGGCCACGGGTTCCCCGGCTCCATCAAGGCATCAAGAATTCTGATTCCCGACAGGCCTGACCTAGTGACATACTTAATCTACCTAGTTTAATAATGTCTCTGACAACCTGGCTGTGTATTCCCAGAAAAACTCCAGGAGAACTTGGGAGTCTACTTCTCCATGGGGAGGGCGGGCCTCACCGAGAGCAACGGCTTCAGCTGCTCCAGCGCCTGGCGCACGAAGTCACAGTGGGCCTCGGCGTAGCCATGCACACAGTTGCTGAAGAGGCCCTGCGCGTACTGATGGAACTTGGGCAGCTCGTCCAGCAGCTGGGCGTTCAGGGCCTCGTAGTTGTTCCGGGCCGACTGCAGCTCCTCCAGGGTCTTCTTGTCCTTCAGCTTCTCTGCCCGTTCTGTACAGTTATAGAAGTCCAGAAGCTTGTCAAAGCGTTTCTGCACCAGCTTGTGGGGCCCCGTGAACATGTTCAGTAACTGATTCAGGGGAGAGATGACCAGCCGCTCTGTCCTCTCCTTCTGTGGGGACGAGAAAGGCATGGTGTTCAGTGTCCCAAATTTGTTATTCTCAAAACTCTCTTCAGGTGGATTTTGTTATGTCCTGTACCACCTGCTCTGCTCCTAGTGCACAAGCTAAACCCACGCAGATCCGACAGTGTTCTGCTTATCTGACACCAGATGTACGCACATATTCCACAAAGCTTCTCAGCTTATAACTCTTCACCCAACAATTTGCTCACGCCAAAGACTGTGCAAAATAGCTGCATAGTTGATAACAAATGCTAAACTACATACATAACATGATGTTTGCATTACAACCCATTTGTGACCATCTGTCTGGTATCACTTATGTGTACGTGTCTATATATAACTTGAATTTAACTTAATATTTAgttgttaaaaatagaattaccatatgacccgacaatcccactcctggccatatacccaaacaaaaccataattcaaaaagatacatgcacctctatgttcacagcagcactattcacaatagccaagacatggaaacaacctaaatgtctgttgacagacgaattgataaagaagatgtggtacagatatacaatggaatactactcagccataaaaaagaacgaaataatgccatctgcaacaacatggatgcaaccagagattatcatactaagtgaagtaagtcagaaagacaaagcaaataacacatgataccacttatacgtggaatctaaaatatgacacaggacttccctggtggcgtagtggttaacaatctgcctgccaatgcagggaacacgggttcgagccctggtccgggaagatcccacatgccgcagagcaactaagcccacgtgccacaactactgaagcccaggcacctagagtctgtgctccaccacaagagaagccacccgatgagaagcccatgcactgcaacaaagggtagcccccgcttgctgcaactacagaaagcacGCGTGCagccaacaaagacccaatgcagcaaaaaataaataaattaattaaatatgacacaaatgaacctatctatgaagcagaaataaaatcagggacatagagaatacactggtggctgccaagggggaaggaggtgggagagggttggattgggagttggggattagcagatgcaaactggtatatagagaatggacaaACAATAAGGTcccactgtgtagcacagggaactatattcaatatcctgcaataaaccataatggaggaGATGCTGCCGTCAGCCCTGCAGCCGCCGTGGAGCTGATACTGTTCCAAGCCAGCCAGCCGCCGGGAGTGGGGCGGTGGCGCAAACATGAATGTTGGAGCTGCCCACAGTGAGGTGAATCCAAATACCCGTGTAATGAACAGCCGGGGTATGTGGCTGACATATGCTTTGGGAGTTGGCTTGCTTCATATCGTTTTACTCAGTATTCCCTTCTTCAGTGTTCCTGTTGCTTGGACCTTAACAAATGTTATACATAATCTGGGCATGTATGTATTTCTGTATGCAGTAAAAGGAACACCATTTGAAACTCCTGACCAGGGTAAAGCGAGGCTCCTAACTCACTGGGAACAACTGGACTATGGAGTACAGTTTACACCTTCAAGGAAGTTTTTCACAATTTCTCCAATAATTCTATACTTTCTGGCAAGTTTCTACACGAAGTATGATCCAACTCACTTCATCTTAAACACAGCTTCTCTCCTGAGTGTGCTAATTCCCAAAATGCCACAGCTACATGGTATTCGGATCTTTGGAATTAATAAGTATTGAAATGTGTtctgaaatgaacaaaaatttttacagcTACTGAGTTTTCTGTAAGGAAGGAGTGGTTAGTAAACTGCACTGTTTCTGTGATAATGTGAAATGAGAGGTAGCTACATTGGAGAGCCAATTGCTGGCTCTTCATATGGTGTTTTGAAGTGCAGATTCTTACGAGAAGATGCCTCTGTTTAATGCATCTGGGATCCTTCTGAAGAGGGGCTTTAGAGGCAGGCTGGGCAGGCCTAGCTTATAAGTTAAATGGCTATAAAGTAAGGGTGTAgtagataaatccaaggaaataAGAGATTTATAAGAAACTAAAACTAAGTCCAGCTTAGCTCATAATGAATGGGCATTATGTTAcgagaagaaaatgtttaatcaTTCAGTCATGGTCAGTTTAAGCACAGTTACATGTAAACCAGAATCATTtctttaccagtttattatagaTTGTTTTTATTACCATGCATATTCCTCTTGTGTTATATAAGAGGATATATACCCTCGTTTTATACAAACCAGTTCCTACCTTATGAATGTACTTTTTTGGTTTTGCAGGCGCAACACTGTGTTGATAGATGagttcatttttacatttattaagttaCTGAGTTCATGAAGGTCCACCTTCATGACTGATTGATGACAGAAGATAGTTAGGCATCTTAGAAGCACCCTCTGAGTCGGCCTTCTAATTTTGGAATAAAGTGGGTTTTGCTGCCTTTCCAGATACAAGGCTGctaaaccaattaagaaaataatttatttctcgtAATTAAAGTATATGGTACCTTAAAGTTCTGCTTATTTGGTTGAGCAATCTAATTGTTGAAGTCTGCCATTCTTTAGcgatggaaatttaaaatgtacagctaCATAGCCAACCTGTGATCTGGCAGAAAATGCTTCTCTAGCAGTATTATCAGAGTAAATCATGGAGTCTTTTTTTAGCAGGTCTGCAGTAAAAGATATCTTTTCTTAGTCCTCCTGCTCTCAATCTCCATACTTTGCCCATTAATATTTTGCCTGTCAATACACGAGTCTTAGTATAGATAATTCAGAATGGTAACTATTTCCAAAGCAGCAACCATATTGAATCCTTGTGACTTAAGAGAAGCTTTCTATAGTTGCTGACATTAATTGCAAGAAATAACTATATTCTACTTGGAGAAGTAAACATGTCAAAAACAGTTCTGATATGTGACGAAACTGAAAAACCTATAACATCTGTAAGCAAAATTGAGTGAAAAGAATTATAATACCAACTTAAAAATCAATTTGTTTCAAACTGACTTTTGGAGGTAATGATCACTGTTTTGTATTTCAAAAGTATTGAGTTTAGAAATCAGTTGTATGATAATGCCTTTGTATGTTTGtcttttctcatgtatttttaaataaccagtaatctatactttaataaattttcctttggtgtaaaaaaaaaccaaaaaaacacaaaatggaaaagaatataaaaaagaatgcatatatatgtgtaactgagtcactttgctgtacagaattAACGTAACATTGTAATttaactatacatcaattaaaaataaattttaaaaaagatttagttGTTACATAAATCTAGGGTAGAGAAACTTTCACACACCCATCATACGTCTTCTACTCATACCTACTTAGTAATAAtctgttttcacttttcaaaagtttttgtCTAATTCTTTCTAGAGGGATAGACATAGAGGGCACAATACTGACACAAAAGAACATAAATAGGTACTTagtaaattacttttaataagaTGCTACTGTTAGAATAACTGTATGTTCCCCCAAGTTCCCCCAGTGTTTTCTAAAGATGCTTCAAGCATCCAGAGATCTCCAAGAAACTATCAAAGCCCACCCATTTCAACTCAGGAGatatatagagaatatatatttagaatttccCAAGCAATTTGGCATTTAGTAGTCTTTACAAAATAGTTTGTGCCATTTCAAAAATCTATTTGTTAATCTCTTAACTATGCATAAATATTCCGTTTTAAGTTATTAGTTctttagttgttttcttttgatcAGTTATCAGTAGTGATACCAGATTaaatttccttgttttcctttatcGCCTGAAACTGGGCTGATCACAAGctataaaaaaatctatttgcatACATGCAGGTCCTATCTATCCTTTCAGCTGACTGAAAGTCAGGTTCTGAATATAAAATTCTGATATGAACTTAGCTAAAGGACACTAGGACTCCTGGTCCATGGAAGCGTGTCTCTATGGAATTAACTTTTCCATGAGCTGGATGTTAGAGAGAACCCTGGGAAGAGGCCCAGCCTGAAAAAAGTGGGCTGAAGAGTCACTTACAAAATTTGTGAAGAGCTGGTCACTGATGTAGCGATGCACCTTCTCGAACTGTTCCAAGTCTCTGTGTCCCTTCTCCATGCACACATCCCACATGCTCACGGCAGCCACCACCTTCACACATGCCGATTCCTGCAGCCAGTTACAAACACAGGTAAGACCAGACAGAACTTCTAGCCTCCATCATTCATCCTAGATAGCAGTTAGCAGTCAGAACCAAACTGACCTGCCCATCCAAGGGCTGTCACCCAGTGCTAGGGAGACAAGCCTTTTTAAGAGTTGGGTGCTCAGGTGTATATTTGCTACACACGGGGAGAAAATAGCCAATAGGGAGATATCAAAATTAGAGGAATTGTAGGGTAAAGTCCTAAGGCAAGGGAACCATACTTGGTCAAATCTCTCTCTTTAAGCCAATGTGTTCCTGGAAAGTCTTATAAGCCCTCATTTTCACTTGATCACATTTTCAAAACATGAAGGGAGAGAGTTTGCTATTTAAAAGAAGTGTCGGAAGCACTTCAAATCAGTGGGTattactcaataaatgataatgaCAGATAACTAGATAAAAAACAAGAAGCTGGATTCCTACCTCAAACCTTATATATTAATGTAAATTCCAGCTAGATTGAtgactttaatataaaaaaataaaatgataaaagtactGGAACAAaggacatctttttaaaattatcttggaATGGGAAAGACCTTTTAAAGTATGACACAGAACTAAGAAACCATAAAAGTTTAGTTAgactatacaaaaataaaactcttctacacagagaaaacattttaagcaaATTCAAAAGTCAACAAACTGGGGCAGGGGGTATTTGTAAGCCAGCATCTCAGAAGAAGGGCTCTTTTCTCCAACATATACAAAGGTACTACcagtcaataagaaaaagaacaataaatcaataaataagtgCCCCCAAATATAGataaatcacagaaaaagaaatataatgatttaaacatatgaaaatatccTCAACTTCATTCAGAATATAAGAAATGTAAATTCAAACTCTATTAAAATAGCGATTTTTACCTTTCTTGCCTGCAAAGATAAGACATTTTGATTTTGATAACACTGTATGTTAGCAAGGGATGGGGAAACTGTTTCATACGTTGCTGGTGGGGAGTTTTCACTGGTATGATATCTATGAAATTTGCATTGCTATATGATTTGGCTCAGAAAATCTAGTACTCTGGCCTTCAGATATACTCACATAGATCGGAAAAATGATCTACGTGCAAGGATATTTCTCGTGccaatgtttctaatttttagcAACAACTTAAACATCCATCAATGGGGACTAGTTAAATTTATTATGGCATGTCCATAACAATTAAATACTATGCAGTTGTAAAAAAGAACAAGGCAGCTCTGTGTGTGCAAATATGGAACGATTTCCAAAATGCAAAAACCAAGATGCTCAACAGTgcatgtgtgtctctctctctccctcacacaaATATCTTGACAGAAGAATCGGATAGATGTGTCCGCCTCTATAGATGACTAGgagacaggggagggggaggagttatttttactttatacttatCCCTTTGGtagtttttgaattttgtaccattttacttagttaaaaaattataataataataacaataatgattttttaaaagcaaaggatctcttttaaaggaaattatttgttTCATGGGATGAGATTTTCCTGTGTGAGGGACAGGGGTATATGGTATACTTATATAAACACTATTCTATtaaatcaacagagaaattacAGGTATTAAGAGAAAGGATTCTAGTCCTGGTTCTGATTTCATGAAGGAAGCACTGCCTGAGGGAAGGAAGACCAGGGCCCGCCTGATCTCCCAAGTTCTTCCAACTCTCTAGACCTATTCATGGCTCTAACAACCTTAGAGGCCTATGTACagttgtaaataaatattattattaggaAGCACACCCCACAGGAACCATTCTCTTACTATTTGATCTTCAAAATGATTTTGACAAAACGAACTGTCACGTGCTTCTTCTATAACTGGGTACAGgatacagggggaaaaaagggtgATGAAGAtcgaaagagagggaggaaagagctAGGTCCCTTTACTATGAATACAACAGTGCTGATCTTCTGACgttgtttaacttttaaataacCTGTaagagggtcttccctggtggcacagtggttaagactccatgctcccaatgcagggggcccaggtttgatccctggtcagggaactagatcccacactcatgccgcaactaagagttcacgtgccacaactaaggagcccacgtgtcGCAACTAAGGAGTTGACGAGCCAAAACTTGCTCGCCTGCCGCACCTAAGAC
This sequence is a window from Physeter macrocephalus isolate SW-GA chromosome 20, ASM283717v5, whole genome shotgun sequence. Protein-coding genes within it:
- the LOC102984467 gene encoding ORM1-like protein 1, producing MNVGAAHSEVNPNTRVMNSRGMWLTYALGVGLLHIVLLSIPFFSVPVAWTLTNVIHNLGMYVFLYAVKGTPFETPDQGKARLLTHWEQLDYGVQFTPSRKFFTISPIILYFLASFYTKYDPTHFILNTASLLSVLIPKMPQLHGIRIFGINKY